Proteins found in one Fibrobacter sp. UWEL genomic segment:
- a CDS encoding type IV pilin protein, which yields MKTNGFTLVELMVVIAIMGILSAIAVPKFFGQTSKAKAAELAPAAMTYITLQKAYLTEKQKIGTWKRIGYSAPRSGDHFNYNDGGVIKHSIKQSDFAKDLAGDGVIGWQAENTIALDNCKSGNKWTISIIAQSKTSVYFKSNVTSGSCEELTKGWGLWEK from the coding sequence ATGAAAACAAATGGATTTACACTCGTTGAATTGATGGTTGTGATTGCCATTATGGGGATTCTGTCAGCCATTGCAGTACCCAAATTTTTTGGACAGACATCCAAGGCCAAGGCTGCGGAGCTAGCCCCCGCAGCCATGACTTACATTACCCTGCAAAAAGCATATCTGACAGAAAAGCAGAAAATCGGGACCTGGAAACGAATCGGTTACAGCGCTCCTCGCAGTGGGGATCATTTCAACTACAATGATGGCGGAGTCATCAAACATTCCATAAAGCAAAGTGATTTTGCCAAGGATCTGGCAGGTGATGGCGTTATTGGCTGGCAGGCCGAAAACACCATAGCACTAGACAACTGCAAATCAGGCAATAAATGGACTATCTCCATTATCGCCCAAAGTAAAACCTCAGTCTATTTCAAGTCAAACGTGACTTCTGGTTCCTGCGAAGAACTCACCAAAGGCTGGGGACTGTGGGAGAAATAA
- a CDS encoding Tfp pilus assembly protein FimT/FimU, which translates to MQKKGFTLVELMVVVIIMGILSAMGVAGLQGAVENSRVDDAAKNITAFLERTATEANRLSTTLCLKVGTNDRRLFVYKGSDCSKLAAGSPSLYSMELDTPLKFVTSCPDFTDEKNWLTGTNGVFKPRFGLSAAPVTGVVCAQYGSTKHYAVALKTNEVNNIQAYSCDEGDCD; encoded by the coding sequence GTGCAGAAAAAAGGTTTTACTTTGGTGGAACTCATGGTAGTAGTCATTATCATGGGGATTCTCTCTGCTATGGGTGTAGCAGGGCTTCAGGGTGCTGTGGAAAATTCTCGAGTAGACGATGCCGCCAAGAACATAACCGCCTTCTTGGAACGAACCGCCACCGAAGCAAACAGATTGTCTACCACCCTGTGCTTGAAAGTGGGGACTAATGACAGAAGGCTGTTTGTTTATAAAGGCAGTGATTGTAGCAAACTTGCTGCAGGTTCTCCGTCCTTGTACTCTATGGAATTGGATACTCCTCTAAAGTTTGTGACGTCATGCCCCGATTTTACGGACGAAAAAAATTGGCTGACCGGAACAAATGGCGTATTTAAACCCAGGTTTGGGCTTTCTGCAGCTCCTGTAACTGGAGTTGTTTGCGCTCAGTATGGAAGTACGAAACATTATGCGGTCGCATTGAAGACTAACGAAGTCAATAATATACAGGCTTATTCCTGTGACGAAGGTGATTGCGACTAG
- a CDS encoding prepilin-type N-terminal cleavage/methylation domain-containing protein, with amino-acid sequence MNKRGMTLMELIVYMAIVGIVVVIAGTAFTSSTKMRIRTESKLTALAAAEEVAAILKEDVAQMGAKSSMESRTITSDSFYVSEDVFIDPSNSDRSSYVLKKSSDGKDSLYFRKIRFDDNGSYAAVEEISWYIDGDELVRSCQTRNKKTAADEMCPENSALEMVMAQGVDSFKVVPAIPSVLEANSSAGVLFPSGSDQSLFRLVPRYDGSTYFRTTIDPESGGSSVMLSGFVSNYDYENETVESTKKVNEVYAAEVGGTDGSFGELCTQMTFDVGMTYQIIFGISKTSIYDKSQMFIPGRDHLAVGFRTTAGAKTVIKDMMFYPPMSSEMDLVKRKINFNVSQKVEKVCLVFDVAAYSPALSSGTFNISGLQVVKIPEGFYTFDESQVNSITAADKKNVKAFRLVVSLRKNDEEGRVSVDVAVPSNGAE; translated from the coding sequence ATGAATAAGCGCGGTATGACATTGATGGAACTGATTGTGTACATGGCGATTGTGGGAATCGTCGTGGTGATTGCTGGTACTGCATTTACCAGTAGCACTAAGATGCGCATCAGAACTGAAAGCAAGCTTACGGCTCTTGCTGCTGCCGAAGAGGTGGCTGCAATTCTTAAGGAAGATGTTGCTCAGATGGGTGCAAAGAGTTCTATGGAATCCAGAACGATTACATCGGACTCCTTTTATGTATCTGAGGATGTTTTTATTGACCCTTCAAATTCGGATCGTTCTTCTTATGTGTTGAAGAAGAGCAGCGATGGTAAGGATTCTCTGTATTTCAGAAAGATTCGTTTTGATGACAACGGTTCCTATGCTGCAGTTGAAGAAATCTCCTGGTATATCGATGGTGACGAATTGGTTAGAAGCTGCCAAACTAGGAATAAAAAGACTGCTGCCGATGAAATGTGTCCCGAAAATAGTGCACTGGAAATGGTCATGGCTCAGGGGGTTGATAGTTTTAAAGTGGTTCCCGCTATTCCCAGCGTCTTGGAGGCGAATTCTAGTGCTGGCGTCTTATTCCCTAGCGGGTCCGATCAAAGTTTGTTTAGGCTTGTTCCTCGCTATGACGGTTCTACCTATTTCCGAACAACGATTGATCCGGAATCTGGTGGAAGTTCTGTAATGTTGAGCGGTTTCGTATCAAATTATGACTACGAAAATGAAACAGTCGAAAGTACAAAGAAAGTAAATGAAGTTTATGCAGCAGAAGTGGGGGGCACAGACGGCTCTTTTGGAGAGTTGTGTACGCAGATGACATTTGATGTTGGCATGACTTATCAAATCATTTTTGGAATATCCAAGACGTCCATTTATGATAAGTCACAAATGTTTATCCCTGGTAGGGACCATTTGGCGGTTGGCTTTAGAACGACTGCTGGGGCAAAAACTGTCATTAAGGATATGATGTTTTACCCGCCCATGTCTTCCGAAATGGATCTTGTGAAGCGAAAAATCAACTTTAATGTTTCCCAAAAGGTTGAAAAAGTTTGCCTAGTGTTTGACGTTGCCGCGTATTCACCGGCATTGTCTTCTGGTACGTTCAATATTTCCGGCTTGCAGGTGGTAAAAATTCCGGAAGGATTCTACACATTTGATGAAAGCCAAGTAAATAGCATTACTGCTGCTGATAAAAAGAATGTTAAGGCTTTTAGATTAGTTGTTTCCTTAAGAAAGAATGACGAAGAAGGTCGAGTTTCTGTTGATGTTGCCGTTCCCAGTAATGGCGCAGAATAA